In Chlorocebus sabaeus isolate Y175 chromosome 19, mChlSab1.0.hap1, whole genome shotgun sequence, a single genomic region encodes these proteins:
- the LOC103223489 gene encoding LOW QUALITY PROTEIN: proline-rich protein 34 (The sequence of the model RefSeq protein was modified relative to this genomic sequence to represent the inferred CDS: inserted 2 bases in 1 codon): MPASAAAAWHCPPLCLPPLPASAPXPPTPTRPAPGPGRRACCPQSSHPAPTWGALTFWAPGSWPQVLLVPRSPGPVLRALRSPHPAARARRRAWHRARLPGSPARAGRTFRRGLVSNSWAHVFLPRPPNVLELQV, encoded by the exons ATGCCCGCGTCGGCCGCAGCTGCCTGGCACTGCCCTCCTTTGTGCCTGCCTCCTCTGCCAGCCTCCGCtcc accccccacccccacgaGGCCTGCTCCTGGGCCCGGCCGCAGGGCCTGCTGCCCGCAGAGCTCCCACCCTGCGCCCACTTGGGGTGCCCTCACCTTCTGGGCCCCCGGCTCCTGGCCTCAGGTCCTGCTGGTGCCCAGGTCGCCCGGCCCCGTCCTCCGTGCTCTGCGTTCGCCCCACCCTGCTGCCCGAGCTCGGCGGCGAGCCTGGCACCGTGCCAGGCTGCCTGGGAGCCCAGCCCGGGCAGGGCGAACTTTCCGGCGAGG gttggtctcaaactcctgggctcatgtcttcctgcctcggcctcccaatgtgctggaattacaggtatga
- the LOC140709071 gene encoding uncharacterized protein, translating to MARPPAISMHRARGASVPSRRRIRRPGSARRAAARRPGPRCPRARLPGGAHCAPTRPAGLSPSLPASRRPPDGPALQVLARDARPGMHVNLEKVAGRAGRALRGRAWASPGRRAFVFVWDKGPLRRADAVTGSCGPLSGAVGSLSAGKPEPEGKDRRGAGPGKWGLGRALRQRRSRAVPPCGVAGTGPSLSSAASTREEGEHLEPRTQTAS from the coding sequence ATGGCGCGGCCGCCGGCCATTAGCATGCACCGGGCGCGCGGCGCGTCTGTGCCAAGCCGCCGCCGCATTCGGCGCCCCGGCAGCGCGAGACGAGCGGCCGCGCGGCGGCCGGGCCCACGCTGTCCCCGCGCTCGCCTGCCCGGTGGCGCCCATTGTGCCCCGACCCGCCCCGCGGGGCTGTCCCCAAGCCTGCCTGCATCCCGCCGCCCGCCCGACGGCCCGGCTCTGCAAGTCCTGGCCCGCGACGCCCGCCCCGGAATGCACGTGAACTTGGAGAAAGTCGCTGGGCGCGCCGGCCGGGCTCTCCGCGGCAGGGCGTGGGCGTCCCCGGGACGGCGCGCTTTCGTTTTCGTCTGGGACAAAGGTCCCTTGCGGCGCGCGGACGCCGTGACCGGGTCCTGCGGGCCACTCTCTGGCGCAGTCGGGTCGCTAAGCGCAGGGAAGCCGGAGCCCGAAGGCAAGGACCGACGCGGCGCGGGGCCGGGGAAGTGGGGCCTGGGCCGTGCGCTTCGCCAGCGGCGGTCCAGAGCAGTCCCACCCTGCGGAGTTGCGGGAACTGGCCCCTCTCTGTCGTCCGCCGCTTCAACGCGTGAAGAGGGTGAGCATTTGGAACCCAGGACTCAGACCGCTAGCTGA